Part of the Plutella xylostella chromosome 22, ilPluXylo3.1, whole genome shotgun sequence genome is shown below.
TACTcgtttttaagttattttttcattaagtatttaaaaataaatgtaatagaAGCCTTCAAGCTGATCTTATACTTATGCCCTTTTGATTGGCTTATGGCATAGTGCCTATTACTGAAGCTTTTGAACGAGCAATTCGGCAATGTctaatacataataactaGTCTACAGTACTTTTTAGCGAGTTGATAAACGATTGAGCTATAAATTGGGGGTTGTTACTATGGTGAAAAGATTGAAAAGTTAGATTAGCGTCTGTCTATATAAAGATATTCCATATAAGTATAATCCAGACGTATATAAGGAATAGAGGTGATACTTACGTAACTCGAAGAGGCCCATTTTAcaaagtatgtacttatacctattattatacctTTAATTTGAGACCAGAAATTGGACGAAAGCAAACATTTcccttttatagttttgttatatTCTCTATGGGCTGGGTGCTTCAGTAATAGGTGTCTGCACCTTAATTTACTCGAATAGAGGTTTTGTGCAGAATTAATTTCAGCAGAAATGTTCATGCTGCCTGCTACGAAATGTAGACTTATTCAAGATAAGCCTCTCTGTTTTCGAACTAAACCAAAGTAGGAAGGTTTTTGAAATAGTCATACAAATATCGGATGAATATAATTGTTGCTATCATTGTCTACTGCCAAATACAGACGCGACGGCATTAGaattattccccagataacttttaaacataaaaattgtGCCAGTCTACTTATAGTTCGTATGCTTActgctattattttttataaggaACATTTGTAATGTAGTGGTTGGTTGATCTCaaatctaaaatatttaaagagggacgaaataaagaaaataactttaaaataggtCTATCACTTTGGtttatttaatataggtattatccACTTAATGTATCTCTTTCACTTATGTACTGGATATGTGGATATGAATGCAGGCGGTCCACTTGGCACGTAGTTGTAGACTGTGGGGAGGACGTCAGAGATCACTCGCTTCTCCACTATCTCATCAAGACAATCCTTAGCGAAGGCAGCTCGCTCTGGAACAGGCGAATTCTTCAACACAATTTGAAGAGGTGCCCCAATTACAATTGGAGATGCTCCTTGGAAGTATCCAATATCGTAAGCTGGAGCGGTGAACACAGGTGCAGGCACCGGTTTGACTGGCTCCGGAAGACGCTCTTCTACAACAAGCTGTGGTGCTGCGGGGATTACCACAGCATCCAGACACGGCTCAGCGGCCAGCACGGGGGCTTCCGGGACGATCACCGCAGCGGGGGCGGGCTCCTCGTAGAACACGGTCGGCAGCTCGGGCTGGACGAAGGGAGGCAGCACCGGGGCCTCGGGGATGATGACGGGAGCGGGCGCCGGCGCCGGGACGAACGCGGGAGCGGGCTGCTCCACGATCACTGGCAACTCCCGCTGGACGAAAGGAGGTAGCACGGGCGCTTCCGGGATAATCACAGAATCTAGGCAAGGCTCAGCCGCCAGCACGGGGGCTTCAGGAATCAGGACTGGAGCGGGAGCGACTTCTTCGAAGAATACCGTAGGCAGTTCAGGTTGAACGAAAGGAGGTAAAACGGGTGCTTCAGGAATGATGACTGGAGAGGGAACCGGGGCCGGGACGTAAACAGGGGTGGGCTGCTCAACCGGGACAATAACTGGCAACTCCGGTTGCACGAAAGGAGGCAGCACAGGGGCTTCAGGAATAACTACAGTGTCATAGCAAGGTTCAGCGGGCAGCTGGGGTGCCTCAGGAATGATGACAGCTGCGGGGGCGGGCTCCTCATAGAATACTGTGGGTAATTCAGGCTGAACAAAAGGAGGTAAGACAGGTGCCTCAGGAATGATGACTGGAGCTGGGGCAGGGACGGGTGCGGGCTGCTCGACCGGTATGAACACGGGCAGTTCCGGCTGGACGAATGCGGGGAGGACAGGGGCTTCGGGCACGTAGACCGGCGCTACTTCTGGAGTGAGCACCACGTCGTGGACGCACGGCTCCGGCGCAGGCTCCACTACAGTGAGCGCGGGGAGCTCGGGCTGAGAGAACGGTGGCAGGACGGGGGCCTCAGGGATGACCACGGGTTTGATTTCTTCGACGAACCTCGGTGGCTCCGGGACTGCAACTGGCACGATTGCTGGTGACAAGTAGGGCTTGTCTTGCAGCACTATGGCAGCGGGCTGGTGTGCTACGTCGTACAATGGTACCTCAGGAATAATTATTCCATTCTTGTCGTCACAGTCGGCTCTGTTTCCATTGATGATGTATTGTACGATGGCTGGCGGCGCGTAGTTGGCTCCGAAGGGCACAAAGGGACCATGTTCAGGAATGTCTGCGCGGATGTTGGAGATCCCATATGAGGCGTGGGGGAAGGACCTGATGACACTTCCCGATACGATGGCTGTGCTGAACAGAAACAGCAGTACTCCGGTGGAAATCTGTTGataaaaaatttataaaacattgtttatttagttaatttcACGAAGATATAacgaaaatacatttaaaagttCAATAGGTTCAAATTCTGAGATTGCTCAGATGGACATTGTTGATATCGTATTTTTACAAAGTTTAGCAGTTgaaactttaatattttgatgaattGTATTTACTTACCATAATGTTTTGATTTGTAGACACTTGGGAGCCGAATGATGCCTTACCAATTTTTGGTTTTCAATTTATACTAAAGAGTTACCCAAAATCATTTGCGATTAACGATGATCCGGTTAATCAATTGTTGTTTTGAACTAGTTCATGTTTTAATCAAacattaaaaagtatttgttTATACATAATGAGGTTTAATTGCCTAATTAGGTAATTGTTGCATTTTTTCTTAAGCTAATTGAGACCAAGTTTGTCATAACCACAGCAGCTCGCTAACTGCATGAAAGCAGCCATTTCTAGAGACAATATCAATGGAAACGTATGTACTAAGCtcacataataaaatgaaaatattactgGCAAATCCTTTCATCACAGAAAAAAGGCACGTCTAGATGTAGTGTTTATCACCGATACGCTAAAATAAGTATGAACTCTGAAGCTTTTCAATCAGCTTTTTGTTACttgtaatgaaaaagttaattGTAATGAAAAACTTAGTCGTATCACAACTCACAACAGTCCATATAGCCCAATTGCACAATGTTTTCAGGAATGGGAATTTTAGAATAAACTTTTCTCAGAGGACCTAACAACAccaataggtataaaaaaatgcgTAAGTATATATCatgtatatattttgtacATGCGTTATATGTATTTGCGAATAAAACATTGTATTATACGCTAAACTAGTACATTTTCTCGGATAGGTATTTACCTATGCTACATAAGTTAAGTACAACATCTCATTCATTCAACATATTTTGtaagttacctacttacaataaCCGATTAAGATGCATTCTGtatagttttaataacttttacgTTCAAGTCTGATAATCATTGTTACTTTTTTTATAGATACCTAAAATATTCTGTTGTTTTCTCTAAATAGTGTTATCTAGTTAACTACCTTTGCTGTAATTTATCAAAATGTAAGTTTATacatgtataattatttatgttatactgtctgtaaaatttatgtacctaaagGTATTTAACATAAAAGTTGCAACAAAGGCTCCTAGACAAACCCACTTTGGGTTTATTGGTGCCTgaatgtttaaattttaagtttattttttatgattaataaataaaatacaaatacaatactTACGGACAGGCATAAGGGCCCCCTTTTAAATCACAAACGAGAGGTGTTAAACAAATTCACAGTTTTAACGTCATCACCGCCAATGATGCGtctaagggccagttttttgatccctagttaactcaaccattggtcaaaaatggcgaccattagttaaaaaccaaCGAAATTCGTATGCAGATGTCATGCTTGACAcgtgacttgactaatggttatAAGatgaccacggatcaaaaaactgggcCTAAGACCGACGCAGTTAAGTCGGAATCGGTCACACCGGCCTGGAATCGAACCACGTACCAAGTGGAACGTAAACCAAATAGTGCAGTGGTTAGGCACTGCACTATTTGGTCATTATTGTAGGTATCTACGTGCTTCGTatcactcacaagcaatgaaaagtttccgtTCTAGATATTTCCAGATGTCAGTGGCAgctggaacgttttcattgctcgtgagtgtaaattATGATGTATGTTGTTTGTATTATTGTACTCtgtaaagtaatattttccGCGAGTTTCACTTTCCTTAAAAAAACCCGTGGGATAAAGCTTCCtaaaataccaaatttcatcaaaatctattTGGTCGtataagaataaaaaacatCTTTCCACACATAGTACCTAGTCCTTTTAGCatttgttattctatgctattAGCTGTTGCCCTCAATGTTCGCCTTTCCTGAAAAATTTTCTCATTagatttttctttaaaaagttccagtgacataataTGGTGGTAGATcaaacttttcattgctcgtgactcGTGAGTATATTAGTTGAATAGCATAGTAGTAcatcgaagtagaaaaaagTAATTTGTATCCCATAAATATGGTGGAGATGGGTttcatacatacctataccATAGTCGGTCCAGCCCCTTCAGTTCCTTGCTCTCTTCAGTAGTGACGGTCATCTATCCGATTGGGTTATGTATCAGTTACATATATCTAAGAGTCATGGAGTAGAAAGAGCTCTACTTGGGCTAAGTGGTTCGCCAATATTCAGGCACTAGCCATTCCTTTGACTCCTTCGCAAATTATTGCTGATATTACCCAGAGAACGACACACTTCtctaataattttgtaaaacatCATATAATAATGTACATCCTAATGACGAAAATCCTaccctatttttttatattctacgAAAATGTACTGTATTTTATACTGTGATACTGTGTATACAGCTTACTATCGTCTTGATTATGGTcatagaataataactagtgcTATGGTCTAGCGGGCAGACGCCTAATACTTATCTCTTGCTCCCataatataatgattataactttttaaagtTGTTTCTACCatagaagtaggtaggtatggcTAATTTCGATTTGATTAAAACGTATTGTCGTACTGTTCATTGTTCTACATTGTAATACATTGTACCAAGATAAAGTCAGAAATTCAGGATTACAAATAGGAGTGAAAGAAAGGAATCCGTTCATATAGGACTGTATTATGTTTTTCTTGTGAAATCAAGCTGCACAGCATGGTTaacgaaaataataaataccatCAGGCTCAGTTAAATACTAAGTTCATTCAACGCACAAACACATTGAGGTACCTCTATCACAGGTATACTACATTTtagttacttacatttaaacatttaaattttaggttCACACATTTATACACATTTGacttttaggtaggtacctatttacattaaatttaaacatttGATTTCTAGTAAAGTGGTGTACCTACTTCTACATACTTCAAGAGGAACTGTGGCAAATAAGAAATACTTAGTTACAAATCTAAAACGAAACTCAAACCAACACAATACTCTATCACTTTGTTGTATTTATTCTTATCCTCTTGCAGTTAGCCCTTCACTTGTGTACTGGGAAAGCGTATACTCCCGCGCTAGGTCCAGAGATGAAGGCAGACTGAAGTCTGGGCACGAGCCCATGCAGCGCGGGCAGCGCGCGCGGGATCACTCGCTCCTTCACTATCTCTTGAACGCAATCGTGGGCGAAAGCCACTCCAGCTGGCGCGGGGGAATTCTCCACTACGATTTGCAGAGGTGCCTGCAGGATTATGGGGGATTGTCCGTGGAAATATCCAACATCGTACGCAGGAGCGGCGAATACAGGTGTAGAAACCGGCCTGACCGGCTCCGGAATACGCTCTTCCACAATAACATGTGGGATCTCAGGGGCGACGAAGGCAGGCAGCTGTGGTGCTGCAGGGATGACCACAGTATCCAGACACGGCTCAGCGGCCAGCACGGGTGCTTCCGGGACGATCACCGCAGCGGGCGCTGGCTCCTCGTAGAACACGGTCGGCAGCTCGGGCTGGACGAAGGGAGGCAGCACCGGGGCCTCGGGGATGATGACGGGAGCGGGCGCCGGCGCCGGGACGAACGCGGGGGCGGGCTGCTCCACGATCACTGGCAACTCCGGCTGAACGAACGGAGGCAGTACGGGCGCTTCCGGGATAATGACAGAATCTAGGCAAGGCTCAGCCGCCAGCACGGGGGCTTCAGGAATCAGGACTGGAGCGGGAGCTACTTCTTCGAAGAATACAGTAGGCAGTTCAGGTTGAACGAAAGGAGGTAAAACGGGTGCTTCAGGAATGATGACTGGAGAGGGAGCCGGGGCCGGTACGTAGACAGGGGCGGGCTGCTCAACCGGGACAATAACTGGCAACTCCGGTTGCACGAAAGGAGGCAGCACAGGGGCTTCAGGAATAACTACAGTGTCGTAGCAAGGTTCAGCGGGCAGCTGAGGTGCCTCAGGAATGATGACAGCTGCGGGGGCGGGCTCCTCATAGAATACTGTGGGTAGTTCAGGCTGAACAAAAGGAGGTAAGATAGGTGCCTCAGGAATGATGACTGGAGCTGGGGCAGAGACGGGCGCGGGCTGCTCGACCGGGATGAACACGGGCAGTTCCGGCTGGACGAATGGGGGGAGAACGGGGGCTTCGGGCACGTAGACTGGCGCTACTTCTGGAGTGAGCACCACGTCTTGGACGCACGGCTCCGGCGCGGGCTCCACTACAGTGAGCGCGGGGAGCTCGGGTTGAGTGAATGGCGGCAGTACGGGGGCCTCAGGGATGACCACGGGCTTGATTTCTTCGACGAACCTCGGTGGCTCCGGCACCGCGACTGACAGGAATGCTGGCGGCGGGTAGGGCTTGTCTTGCAGCACTATGGCAGCGGGCTGGTGCTGGGGAGGCGCGGCGTATATTGGGGCTTGAGGTATGATGATACCACCATGTTGGTCGCAGTCCTTGCTGTCTCCATTCACGATATATTGAACGAGAGAAGGTTGCAGATAGTTTGGTATTCCATATGGCACATAGCCGCCTTGTACCGGGATGTCGGCACGGATGTTGGAGACTCTTGCGGCATGATGGTGTGGGAAGGACCTGAGGACACTTGCTGACGCGATGGCAGCGCTGAACAGAAATACTACGGCTCCGAGAGACACCTGAAAAAAGAGAAAATATGAATTATCTGTTTTTTAGATgagtatatttaatttagttaatttaCAGTTCTCTTAGTATTCGCAATATTTAAATAGGTCAAGGGATAACTTGTATTAACTTACCATGATGCTTGATTTGCAGACAATGGTCGTTGAATGATGCTTTACAAGAATTCTGTTGATATTTTATACCAAAGAGTTAGCTAAACTAACCAGTAGTAGTGTGATTAACGATAATCCGGTTAAATAATTGAAGTTGAACCTGTCCAAAAATGTATCAACTCAATCGCAAGTACAAAATATAACTTATCTATTTAAAATTGCGAAATCAGATCAATTAAAGACATTATCATTAATAATATTGCACATTGTCTAGTTGTGAATGTATTTAAACCttatccaaatttattttagtatcaTTCAAGGAAGTAAAGCAGAAGTAGAACACTTCACTATACAAAAGcttattaaaacttaaatatcaACTTCAAAATGGTTAAGGTAAGACATTAGTTATGTTATACCATTCATTCACTGGAACTTATTATatataacatattatattatctctTGATGTTCTTGAGAACACCTTCTACCATATTCCAGTTCATGGTAATTCTCTGCATTTCTCTCACATGAAATATTTCTTAAGCTTAtctcaaaatcaaaatcaaaaatttattcattacatTCCTTTTAAGTTCGAGATCCTGTATTAGGGATGATGTTAGTCCTGATTATCTGCTCAATAACATCGAGATACTAACCATACCTTTTACCATATTCCAGTTCGTGGTACTCCTCTGCATCATGTCAGTGAGCTACGCGGTGGGCGCGCCCAGCTTCGCCGCCACCGCTGCGCGCCGCGCCCTGCCCGCCCTTCAGCACGAGGAGATCCACGACTCCTTCGGCCAGTACGCCCTGCGCTACGTCACGGCTGAGGGCACCATCGTGTCCCAGCGCGCCCGCCTGGTGCCCAGCGGCGCCGGCCATGTGCTGGTCACTGAGGGAGAGACTACCTTCATCGGCACTGACGGCAAGACGTACGTCACTCGCTTCACGGCCGGGCCCGAAGGACTCAAGGTGGAGGGCGACCATCTGCCTAAGGCTCCTgttgtttagatttttgtaataggttttaacaaattgataatgcaataaaatatgGTTTTCTATATAATGTTTTAGTTTTCAACTTATCCTAAGTGGCGTGCCTCCTAATCCTTTGCTGCTGTTCGTCCGTTTTTTATGAAGCCGGAGAAGCTCATGGGCACAGGCACACAATAccacataaataaatgattatttatttgcataaaaaGGTCCACCTCTATTACtcgtaggtatattttggCTAACATAGCTTCAGAAATTTACTTATGCATACCCTCCGcgttatacctacttgtacAAAAACTACTTGTTTTGAACGTAGCAAGTcgattaattaaattacaaaacaaatcatctagtaataaaatagtaattttatCTACCGCAAATCGATTTTATATGGTTCATATGCAAGTTTTCTATCaatataaaaagaaaagaTTTTTAACTAAGGACATCATTGATCACGGCGAACTCTAAAGAATCAACggtaagttttaaattattatattttttgtcatcatacataatatattcttaCTTCTCAATGTAACTAATTACTTATGTCtaataattacttttatttccaGATGTATCGCTACATAGGACTGGTGCTGTGCGTGGCAGGCTTTGCCTACGGAAGACCTAACCTGGCCCTGCAAGCTTCGTCATACGCCTACGCCTATATGCCCGAAGGGACCATTATTGCACAACCGGAGAGCTTCAAGGCTTTGGAACTGCCTTTAGATATCCCTTACATGAGCCATGTAGACCCAAATCTGCCAGCTGAACGTCCTGTAGTCATTGGCGAACTGCCCAAGATAAGTGCTCCATTGATGATCGAACCTACCCCCATTGAGGTTAAGAGCGAGCCGATATCTGAACCAATCGAGCCAGCTGAGGAGACTGAGACATCAGAGCCAGCTGAGAAGCCAGAACTACCTGAGCCTGAAGAAAAACCCGAGCCAATTGAGGACTTTAAGCCGGAAGAAAAGCCAATGCCAGAAATGATCAAGCCAAACGAAAAGGTGATGATCGCTTTCAGACAGCTGGATTCCTCAACTTTCCAGAACTACTTCCCGTGGTGGTCGCAGCTCCAGACCATCCCCACCACCATCCAGAACAACTTGCAGACGTTCACGACCAACCTCCAGACTCTGCAGAACAGGCTGCCGACTCTTCAAAGCATCCAGAGCTACATCCCGTCGTTCAGTACTGGAGCTCGCGTCTACTACATCAGACCCACCGCGGCCGCCATTGCCCCGGCCCCGGTTGTGGTGTACAagtaaaaatgaaaaataattgttGTGAACTGAGTAGTAACTACGATTGGCctataaactaataaatttcGGCATTTGAAGACATTTTTTAATGGTTTTCTTCTAATTTTGAATAGAAATAAACGCTAGGAGGATACATGATAAACCTGATAACACAGGGTGGGCCAgcgaaaagtttaaatttaaaaaattcacagaaaaaaaactataagaaatatttcaaaaaatctttttttaatataacgtcagaagtcgggtttttttttttgaaataataatagtgttCATATGACCACCTTCGTGACTTCGGCATTCTTCCAAACTTGCTTGTTAGTGTATTAGTCTACCCAATGGTCATCCATTCTTCGCCAACTGTTACTTTAACTTAAGTTAGGTATATTCCAAATTAGAAAAAGTTGAACTTTTAAGATACGAAatagaattttttttaaaaaaaggtaCCTAGATTCAACAAATTACCTCAAAAATTACTTTACAATGGTAGGCAATAAAGTAgtggttaaaaaaataatgtacaaaACTACTATTGTTTAAttggttttaaattttacttttcatcATAATTAGTGTTCTCGGTAGGTATTTGAAATcattaaattcaataaaaaatcatacaaGAATATTAAAATGACACTGACTAAATTAAACATAcgaagtaaattaaaaatttcatCATAAGTATAGTTTTGAATGTATGTACCGAATGTAACCTGTAGGctgaaaaaataaagtaaagttCATTTCATTATAGGAGTTTAACAACTGATGGATTTTTCTCTAGAATCACTCAAGTAGTTTAATTTTGTTCtttgtacctatctattttgATAAAGTATTCATGTTGGAGTTGATTGATGCCCACAACAACGGGGTTGATAGTTAATGATAATTGATAGTTTGATAGGGTGAGTGCCGAACCGCCGCGTGACGTATGATAATGAAAAGACGTCGAGATTGTCGCTAAGTCTAAGTAGGTCGACACGTTTAAGTAAATGCAAACTAATGCTTAGATGTTAACTCTAACAATTCATATATTTTGGTTTTAGTGACTTCAATATAAAAGGCTACTATCacaacaaaattaaacaagaacTTTTTATTCTATCTATCAGGTTGTCTAAATTAGATTTCTGCATTGgtaggtattaaaaaatactcaaAGTAGTAATTAATGTGTATATTTCACTCATAACCCTTCAGCTTCTACTTGCCGAAATTATCTCCGTACCAGGGAGACAAAGTGGGCACACTCGGGGGCGGCGTGTTGGCACCGACTGGCGCGCGCACCGTGGTCGTCTGCACTGACGAGGCGTCACTGGTCACGTCGCTCCAGTTGAACTTGTGCTGACCACGCCCGCTCTGACCACGAGCCCTCGACGGCCTGTGAGGTACAACCTCAGGGGCACGCGCTGGCTCTACATTCCAAGAAGGTTCTGGCACACGAATAGGCTCCGGAATCCTCGGCTGCTCCTCAACCCAAGAGTTCTGTTGAACGCGAGCCTCAGGCTGGTATGACGCTACAAAAGGCGCCCTAGTTACTGGCGGAATACGAGGCCTCACGGTGTACCTCTCAGGCTCATGCCAAGTCTGCGGTGGCTGAGTGGGGCGAGGCACGTACGGGCCAGCAGTCGGGATGTTGGCGAACTCATCAGCGTTAATAGTTGGTAGGCGCGACGGGTACTGCGGGATGGCTGGCTGCTCGTTGGCGACCACGTCTTGCCATCTCTGCACGGAGGGTTTCGGGCGTGGAGGAACCGTCACAGATGGAACATCCTGGTTCAGCTCTTGGTTCCATCGGCTGATAGAATCAATGTACGAGTTCTGAGAATGCTGCACAGGAGCCGGTGAAGGCGGGTAGTAAGGCTCCTGTCTCTCTGGGATGACCACTGGCGCGATGGTTGGCACGACGACAGGCCTGGGAGTGGTGGTCGTGGTACGTCTCCTGCCGAAGTATTTCCCGAGGCTCTCCTCCCGGTTCTCGACGTGCGCGGGCTGGTCTCGACGGACCTGCTGGAAGTTGTACACCAGGTGGGGGTTCTTCCAGTAGTCCTTCTGGTAGATGTCGTCAGTCGCGTCGATGGGTGGGATCTCGGGCGGGCTGGCAGGTACGTAGGGCGGGACTACCCGCGACGGCTGAGAACCGAAGTTGTAGTTGGCATTTTGAGCCAATGCCGTCGCAAACAACGACAACACTAGAATTAACATAGTTCTGAAATCAAAAGGGAAGGGTTTATTACTAACTATCGTAAAGTAGAATATTGAAGGGTTTATTGTAAGTAGTAAACTATCGTAAAGTAGAATGTTGTTAAAACTAAATTGGTGTAGAATTATTTcgaaaataatttacaataatcaatacaataataaaatgccTAGTAAAACCAACCTGTTTTGTTGAATGTTCCTTTATTATTGCAGCCTTTGCATAAACtctttgtattttatatatcGCCGATTTCGGAATGTAATCAGGTAATGAACTTTTGTGGCAAAacttaaaatactttataagGTATTTTTGCTAATGGGCAAACTAGAAAGTACTTAAATACGGTACGGTAATGGTAGTCATGATGCTTGCgtaataaactatttattaattcTCTATAAGTATTACTTATACGAATGTGGTGAAAATCACCTATAACACATACAAATACCCTGTGCACAGATCGTTG
Proteins encoded:
- the LOC105398765 gene encoding pupal cuticle protein 27-like, with protein sequence MVKFVVLLCIMSVSYAVGAPSFAATAARRALPALQHEEIHDSFGQYALRYVTAEGTIVSQRARLVPSGAGHVLVTEGETTFIGTDGKTYVTRFTAGPEGLKVEGDHLPKAPVV